The following are encoded together in the Thalassomonas haliotis genome:
- a CDS encoding substrate-binding periplasmic protein, whose product MKIPVPACRYIFCCICTITLSIAAKADEVLMAFSLDIPPYIFEQYNKGIEIDIIAAALTHKGHTLRPLYFPLGRIPIAFQNNLVDAAMGDMGIDLTPHGGFYADPTVIYDNVFISLKKNNLTINGPADLDNLTIISFQGAEKRYPQWLKKPFEEKRFYGISDQLTQVKLLNLERYDLVLSDRYIFKYFVKQLKYEDNIQVNQVDEHHFAEIDPLDYRPVFRSQQIRDDFNFGLKKLKESGEFQAIYDHYIK is encoded by the coding sequence ATGAAAATCCCAGTTCCCGCTTGCCGCTATATTTTCTGCTGTATCTGCACTATCACCCTATCCATTGCCGCCAAAGCGGACGAAGTATTAATGGCGTTCAGCCTGGATATTCCCCCCTATATTTTCGAGCAATATAACAAAGGTATAGAAATAGACATTATTGCCGCCGCCTTAACCCATAAAGGCCATACCTTGCGTCCGCTGTATTTCCCCCTGGGACGTATTCCTATCGCCTTTCAAAATAACCTCGTTGATGCCGCCATGGGCGATATGGGCATAGATCTTACCCCCCACGGCGGTTTTTATGCCGATCCTACCGTTATTTATGACAATGTTTTTATTAGCTTAAAAAAAAATAACCTGACCATTAACGGTCCGGCGGATCTTGATAACCTCACCATTATTTCTTTCCAGGGCGCCGAAAAACGCTATCCACAGTGGCTTAAAAAACCTTTTGAAGAAAAACGCTTTTATGGCATCAGCGACCAGCTGACTCAGGTAAAGCTGTTAAACCTGGAGCGTTATGACCTGGTATTAAGCGACCGTTATATTTTTAAGTATTTTGTTAAACAGCTTAAGTACGAAGATAATATCCAGGTCAATCAGGTTGATGAACATCATTTTGCTGAAATAGATCCCCTGGATTACCGGCCGGTATTTAGAAGCCAGCAAATAAGGGATGATTTTAATTTCGGCCTGAAAAAGCTTAAAGAAAGCGGTGAATTCCAGGCCATATACGATCACTACATCAAGTAA
- the yjjX gene encoding inosine/xanthosine triphosphatase has product MKQKILNVVVGSLNPVKINAVQTALSSLFPEHLVECHGQHAPSLVADQPMSADETREGAINRVLYCQQQAESHEAADFYIAIEGGVDNFEYGPSTFAYVVIDNGERQSVGRSAILPLPASVYQALEQGEELGDVMDNLFNTQNIKQQGGAIGLLTNHLQTRQSVYNQALILAMAPFLHPDLYQ; this is encoded by the coding sequence ATGAAGCAAAAAATTCTTAATGTCGTGGTCGGCTCGCTTAACCCGGTTAAAATTAATGCCGTACAAACGGCATTAAGCAGCTTATTTCCCGAACACCTGGTGGAATGCCATGGTCAACATGCCCCGTCTCTGGTGGCAGATCAACCCATGAGCGCAGATGAAACCCGGGAAGGGGCCATTAACCGGGTACTCTATTGCCAACAGCAGGCAGAATCCCATGAGGCGGCGGATTTCTATATTGCCATCGAAGGGGGTGTAGACAATTTTGAATATGGGCCGTCAACTTTTGCCTATGTCGTTATCGACAACGGCGAAAGACAAAGTGTTGGTCGAAGTGCGATATTACCTTTGCCCGCAAGTGTTTACCAGGCCCTGGAGCAAGGGGAGGAATTAGGTGATGTGATGGACAACCTGTTTAATACCCAAAACATCAAACAGCAGGGGGGCGCCATAGGTCTGCTGACCAATCACCTGCAAACCCGGCAAAGCGTTTACAACCAGGCTTTGATCCTGGCCATGGCACCGTTTCTTCACCCGGACCTCTACCAGTAA
- a CDS encoding efflux RND transporter periplasmic adaptor subunit, with product MKIELTTNRNKRRKWFLAAALASGVAYAAYGLTGADIPNIDIETLSFAKVVQGELNLYAEAYGEFYSAKERLLTAPAQGKVAEVLIRPGAKVTQETVILRLSNPKLEQELNQAKGLLAQQQAQKAAFEYEQQNQRLNYRGSIADIEAAIEEAELELKVNQDLMSRGVAAKIELQRARLAVKQQKKRLVFEREKYQQLQEMQLFQLKQRDIEIEQQQANIQVLTQQYGNMQVKAGISGTVQALEVELGQSVQLGQSLAKVGSDKELIARLRIPQRLADQIDLNALVDIDTQKGRVSGHITRIESLVTNGVVLAEAVLDSALPGNARPALPISAGIFMKTASDAVYIKQFSGMRPHSSQQVFVRDNAGLARQKTVTFGELSQGKLIVKSGLKAQDEIITGNVEALSQYAAISLVR from the coding sequence ATGAAAATAGAACTGACGACAAACCGTAATAAAAGGCGAAAATGGTTTCTTGCCGCGGCGTTAGCCTCCGGGGTTGCTTATGCTGCTTACGGTTTAACCGGTGCCGATATCCCAAATATCGATATTGAGACCTTAAGTTTTGCCAAGGTGGTGCAGGGAGAGTTAAATCTTTATGCCGAAGCCTACGGTGAGTTTTATTCCGCGAAAGAGCGCTTATTAACGGCGCCGGCCCAGGGCAAGGTGGCCGAGGTGTTGATCCGCCCGGGGGCCAAAGTGACGCAGGAGACGGTTATTTTACGGCTGTCGAACCCGAAACTTGAGCAGGAATTAAATCAGGCGAAAGGTTTGCTGGCGCAGCAGCAAGCGCAAAAAGCGGCTTTTGAGTATGAACAGCAAAACCAGCGCCTGAATTACCGGGGCAGTATTGCCGATATTGAAGCGGCCATAGAAGAAGCTGAGCTGGAGCTTAAGGTTAACCAGGATTTAATGTCGCGTGGCGTTGCCGCTAAAATTGAGCTGCAACGGGCAAGATTAGCGGTGAAACAGCAAAAAAAACGTTTAGTGTTTGAACGGGAAAAATATCAGCAGTTGCAGGAGATGCAGCTGTTTCAGCTTAAGCAGCGGGATATTGAAATTGAGCAGCAGCAGGCGAATATTCAAGTCTTAACGCAGCAATATGGCAATATGCAGGTCAAGGCGGGGATCAGCGGCACAGTACAGGCGCTGGAAGTGGAGCTGGGGCAAAGTGTGCAACTGGGGCAGTCGCTGGCCAAAGTAGGCAGCGATAAAGAGCTGATTGCCCGTTTGAGAATACCGCAGCGGCTGGCGGATCAAATCGACTTGAATGCCCTGGTTGATATCGACACCCAAAAAGGCCGGGTCAGCGGTCATATTACCCGTATTGAAAGCCTGGTCACCAATGGCGTGGTGCTGGCGGAAGCGGTACTGGACTCGGCGCTGCCCGGCAATGCCCGCCCGGCGCTGCCGATCAGTGCCGGTATTTTTATGAAAACCGCCTCGGATGCCGTTTATATCAAGCAGTTCTCCGGTATGCGCCCCCATAGTAGCCAGCAAGTGTTTGTCAGGGATAATGCCGGCCTGGCCAGGCAAAAAACCGTTACCTTTGGCGAGCTCTCCCAGGGAAAACTCATAGTGAAAAGCGGCCTGAAAGCGCAGGATGAAATCATTACCGGTAATGTCGAAGCGCTTAGCCAATATGCAGCAATTTCACTTGTGCGCTAA
- a CDS encoding ABC transporter ATP-binding protein, whose translation MKGANPANKLPAQQKAVVTMNNIHKSYTGQQIQTHALQGISLDIYQGEFVAITGPSGCGKSTLLSIMGLMDSASEGDYQLTDIQTSGLTVDQRSQIRNRHIGYVFQSFNLIDSLSVFENVALVLEHRNCRKDEIKTRVEASLEQVGMGHRKHYKPNQLSGGQQQRIAIARALVGQPDLLLVDEPTGNLDTKNGDQVMNLLAELNKQGSTIVMVTHDSRYTRCANRKIQLLDGQIVTEQKVKGAA comes from the coding sequence ATGAAAGGTGCCAACCCAGCAAATAAATTACCAGCACAGCAAAAAGCCGTGGTGACTATGAACAATATCCATAAGTCTTATACCGGCCAGCAAATTCAAACCCATGCCTTACAGGGGATTTCCCTGGACATTTATCAGGGAGAGTTTGTCGCCATTACCGGCCCCTCAGGTTGTGGAAAGTCCACCTTGCTGTCCATTATGGGCTTGATGGACAGCGCCAGCGAAGGGGATTATCAGCTGACAGATATCCAGACCTCAGGTTTAACCGTGGATCAGCGCAGCCAGATACGCAACCGTCATATCGGTTATGTTTTCCAGTCGTTTAATTTAATCGATAGCTTGTCGGTTTTTGAGAATGTTGCCCTGGTGCTTGAACACAGAAATTGCCGTAAAGATGAGATCAAAACCCGGGTTGAAGCCAGTTTGGAACAAGTGGGCATGGGCCACAGGAAACATTACAAGCCTAACCAGTTATCCGGGGGCCAGCAGCAGCGTATTGCCATTGCCCGCGCTTTGGTGGGTCAGCCGGATTTATTATTGGTGGATGAGCCTACCGGTAACCTGGACACCAAAAACGGCGATCAGGTGATGAATTTATTGGCGGAGCTTAATAAACAGGGCTCGACGATAGTGATGGTGACCCATGACAGCCGTTATACCCGTTGTGCCAACCGGAAAATTCAGTTACTCGACGGCCAGATAGTCACAGAGCAAAAGGTTAAGGGGGCGGCATGA
- a CDS encoding paraquat-inducible protein A has translation MIKKHLGFALNIAALALFIPGIVLPMFSMSMEMTAQVSASTLSSDLLNKELSLLATIEELWQDQRLLVAALIFLFSICIPLIKTALASLAYFTKNTAVEAKILNFVAGIGKWSMADVFVVAVFLAILSTNHAETANNQQFSILGFKVDLLISSETFSAAGMGFYYFTGYCLLSLLGTHFSHSSLK, from the coding sequence ATGATAAAAAAACACTTAGGTTTTGCCCTTAATATCGCCGCCCTCGCCCTTTTTATTCCCGGCATTGTTTTGCCCATGTTTTCCATGTCGATGGAGATGACCGCCCAGGTAAGCGCCTCCACCCTGTCTTCTGATCTCTTAAATAAAGAGCTGTCTTTATTGGCCACCATAGAAGAGTTGTGGCAAGACCAGCGTTTGCTGGTTGCCGCGCTGATCTTCTTGTTTTCCATATGTATTCCGCTGATAAAAACCGCCCTGGCCAGCCTGGCCTATTTCACAAAAAATACCGCTGTCGAAGCAAAAATTTTAAACTTTGTCGCCGGCATAGGAAAATGGTCGATGGCGGATGTCTTTGTCGTAGCAGTCTTTTTGGCAATTTTATCCACCAATCATGCAGAAACCGCCAATAACCAGCAGTTTTCCATCTTGGGCTTTAAAGTAGACCTATTGATCAGCAGCGAAACCTTTTCCGCCGCCGGCATGGGGTTTTATTATTTTACCGGTTATTGTTTATTGTCACTGCTTGGCACCCATTTCAGCCACAGCAGCCTAAAATAA
- a CDS encoding FtsX-like permease family protein — MSIYQRSFLHGIGRVFSLPRLSLPLIVTLGLTLAAVLSVIAIVSVLLFQPLPGIKDEENLHSFSMRLKISDSLQVSYFNWRRMAAFERSFADLGQWGAIRADDAQVQINDVVYPVTYYDASSNILDVLGTSLITGQGTSKTAPEKSIWISHSLWQQAFAGRESALGETIIVGDKSYLLAGVIEDISAVASDEAILAQQIWLITEPEKLLAQEDVGSIDGSVSQLLLRSETGELPTEQMLTDWFDNYLSATFDDPQLIAFVTSKPLVIEQSRYRDSLVRESKTLVLILFAAVIGLLVMASLNLLNLFIAHYQGRSKEFAIQLSLGASLARLRTMIILENLPSFVFAAIFGLLVAGWALRGLPVIAGETLPLLDALALDMMTVMMAFIIVICLAVIFSLVALIDVNQQALNDTLNSSGKGMAAQSNQGLSRVLMILQLSLATVLLTGSVMLAKQSYDVVYQPLGYQLNNSYEISWEYGDEDWLAALGEFEQYAGSEYQQLRIDLKTAISQLLPGSEVVVTNSSPLSSQIDINVMMDPQRSEQVLFLSREFSANYFSAFDIEFLAGKGPSQQQIAANEQVVVIDERMAKKLFPGLAYQEVIGKTLTPGLAENARPNVIIGIVANTLARTGSLDEFTFPAIYATVGGVNSRLRLTVLMPEGESLEPGDIELPLKQMFPRLIDLRLQSLADRWDEQTQEQRISLAVILTMTGLTLFLAVIGVGGLTQLTTNQKRYELAVRMATGAKQSSLLKIIFKEALWMLIAGLSLGFMLSVFGYTQVKEQVSMMPGFDWNTVLLLDLGLIAVVLMAVALPAWRIIKADPMQALREL; from the coding sequence ATGAGTATTTATCAGCGTTCGTTTTTACATGGCATCGGCCGGGTTTTTTCGCTGCCGCGTTTGAGCTTGCCGCTTATCGTGACTTTGGGGCTGACCCTGGCCGCCGTGCTTAGCGTGATTGCTATTGTGTCGGTATTATTATTTCAGCCGCTGCCGGGGATTAAGGATGAAGAAAACCTGCACAGTTTTTCGATGAGGCTGAAAATATCCGACAGCCTGCAGGTGTCTTATTTTAACTGGCGCAGGATGGCGGCCTTTGAGCGAAGCTTTGCCGACCTGGGTCAGTGGGGGGCGATTCGGGCCGACGACGCCCAGGTGCAGATTAATGATGTTGTTTATCCGGTGACCTATTACGATGCTTCAAGCAATATCCTTGACGTGCTGGGCACTTCCTTGATAACCGGGCAGGGAACCAGCAAAACGGCACCGGAAAAGAGTATCTGGATCTCCCATTCGCTATGGCAACAGGCTTTTGCGGGGCGGGAGTCGGCCCTGGGGGAAACCATTATTGTCGGCGATAAGTCTTATCTGCTGGCGGGGGTGATCGAAGACATCAGTGCCGTGGCCTCAGACGAAGCGATATTGGCTCAGCAAATCTGGTTGATCACTGAGCCTGAAAAATTGCTGGCACAGGAAGATGTCGGCAGTATCGATGGCTCTGTCAGCCAATTGCTGCTAAGAAGCGAAACCGGGGAGCTGCCGACAGAGCAAATGTTGACTGACTGGTTCGATAACTACCTGAGCGCTACTTTTGATGATCCCCAGCTGATTGCCTTTGTTACCTCGAAACCTTTAGTGATTGAGCAAAGCCGTTACCGGGACAGCCTGGTCCGGGAGAGTAAAACCTTAGTGCTGATCCTTTTTGCCGCAGTGATCGGTTTATTGGTTATGGCCAGCCTGAATTTATTGAATTTATTTATTGCCCATTATCAGGGGCGCAGTAAAGAGTTTGCGATTCAGCTCAGCCTGGGGGCGAGTCTGGCACGGCTGCGCACTATGATCATCCTGGAAAACTTACCCAGCTTTGTTTTTGCGGCCATTTTTGGCCTGTTAGTTGCCGGCTGGGCATTGCGGGGCTTGCCTGTTATTGCCGGGGAAACCCTGCCGCTTCTGGATGCGCTTGCCCTGGATATGATGACAGTTATGATGGCTTTTATTATTGTTATCTGCTTGGCGGTCATTTTTAGCCTGGTGGCATTAATCGATGTCAATCAACAGGCGCTTAACGATACCCTTAACAGCAGCGGTAAAGGTATGGCTGCCCAGAGCAACCAGGGGTTAAGCCGGGTGTTGATGATTTTACAGCTTTCCCTGGCCACTGTGCTGTTGACCGGCTCTGTGATGTTGGCGAAACAAAGTTATGATGTGGTTTACCAGCCTTTGGGATATCAGCTGAATAACAGTTATGAAATAAGCTGGGAATACGGTGATGAGGACTGGCTGGCGGCTTTAGGGGAGTTTGAACAATATGCCGGCAGTGAATATCAGCAGCTACGTATTGATTTGAAAACAGCTATCAGCCAGTTATTGCCCGGCAGTGAGGTAGTCGTGACCAACAGCAGTCCTTTGAGTAGCCAGATAGATATCAATGTCATGATGGATCCACAGCGCTCCGAGCAGGTATTGTTTTTAAGCCGGGAGTTCAGCGCCAACTATTTTTCTGCCTTTGATATCGAGTTTCTGGCGGGTAAAGGGCCAAGCCAGCAACAAATCGCCGCAAATGAACAAGTGGTGGTTATCGATGAACGCATGGCGAAGAAATTGTTTCCCGGTCTTGCTTATCAGGAAGTGATAGGGAAAACCCTGACGCCGGGCTTGGCTGAAAATGCCCGCCCCAATGTGATTATCGGCATAGTGGCTAATACCCTTGCCCGTACCGGCTCACTTGATGAATTTACCTTCCCGGCAATTTACGCCACTGTGGGGGGAGTAAATTCGCGCTTACGGTTAACCGTGTTGATGCCAGAGGGAGAGTCTCTTGAGCCGGGTGATATCGAGCTGCCCCTGAAACAAATGTTTCCCCGTTTGATCGACTTAAGGCTCCAGTCTCTGGCGGATCGCTGGGACGAGCAAACGCAGGAGCAAAGAATAAGTTTGGCGGTGATCTTAACCATGACGGGACTCACCTTGTTTTTAGCGGTAATAGGTGTCGGCGGCCTGACCCAGTTAACCACCAATCAGAAACGTTACGAGCTGGCGGTACGTATGGCCACAGGCGCCAAACAAAGCAGTTTGTTGAAAATTATCTTTAAAGAAGCCCTGTGGATGTTGATTGCCGGTTTAAGTTTAGGCTTTATGCTGTCGGTCTTTGGCTATACACAAGTAAAAGAACAGGTTAGCATGATGCCCGGCTTTGACTGGAATACCGTGTTATTACTTGATCTTGGGTTGATTGCGGTGGTGCTGATGGCGGTTGCCCTGCCGGCCTGGCGTATCATTAAAGCCGATCCTATGCAGGCATTGCGGGAACTTTGA
- a CDS encoding DUF2959 domain-containing protein, whose amino-acid sequence MRELKNYFALFMLFACLSGCSSAYYSAMEKVGIHKRDIMVDRVEEAKDSQQEAQQQFASALEQLSALIAFDGGDLQTQYELTNEQYESSKSAAEEVGMRIAAVENVADALFDEWHEELSQYASVKLRRQSEQKYKETQRRYNSLIKAMHKAEDRMQPVLVALKDNTLYLKHNLNAKAIGALQGEYQSIKQDVEVLIKEMNLAIQQSQQFIDLLKS is encoded by the coding sequence ATGAGAGAACTCAAGAATTATTTTGCCTTATTTATGCTGTTTGCCTGTTTATCCGGTTGCTCCAGTGCCTATTATTCGGCGATGGAGAAAGTCGGTATCCATAAGCGGGATATTATGGTGGATCGGGTGGAAGAAGCCAAAGATTCGCAGCAGGAAGCCCAACAGCAATTTGCCAGTGCCCTGGAGCAGCTTTCGGCCTTGATTGCTTTTGATGGCGGTGACCTGCAAACCCAGTATGAGTTAACCAATGAACAATATGAAAGCAGTAAAAGTGCTGCCGAGGAAGTCGGGATGCGCATTGCCGCGGTGGAAAATGTTGCCGACGCCTTGTTCGATGAATGGCATGAAGAATTAAGCCAGTACGCCAGTGTTAAGTTAAGGCGTCAAAGCGAGCAAAAATATAAAGAAACCCAAAGGCGCTATAATAGCCTGATCAAGGCGATGCACAAAGCCGAAGATCGCATGCAGCCGGTTTTAGTGGCTTTAAAGGATAATACCCTGTATTTAAAACATAATCTCAATGCCAAAGCGATTGGCGCGTTGCAGGGGGAATACCAGAGCATTAAGCAGGATGTTGAAGTGTTGATCAAGGAAATGAACCTGGCGATACAACAGTCACAGCAGTTCATTGATTTGCTCAAGAGTTAA